From the Tribolium castaneum strain GA2 chromosome 2, icTriCast1.1, whole genome shotgun sequence genome, one window contains:
- the LOC656219 gene encoding uncharacterized protein LOC656219 isoform X5, with translation MLQLSLNPLDLTSQKSKANVGRSVGRRPPSRPRARDESLNLYRVSRLCHQIHEETLKQNEHPNLTRTKSTSSEDLHLEDKSSKSIEDLEDLEQLQSWRRTSKLRRSLQYPKENKPAPKPVYLPENSGSVRKIREELEKGRRLSTALRGNSVDLQALDQILQTISSSSSDKPEDSQDEAETKKQKRNSFVTVETLQEVRGRLRRTSSSTEDIYKTNKDEETDDGIVTECNEMPVSEKSRVRSYVYGMEATKKPILGTGSLESRTKLLNGGTNLRNEDWYNRRKSYGFEQVHNHNETSNPISLKNRGRVESSTDSGICRSSEIVIVPATKSEEKFTSVKQISSIFDNKDLKSTTITIPIVSKPNSNFVDLSWDDVPEKEVKRHSIAVDEPKYDNKFRRAIDDSSAQNRKSKKVEFCKTEVHFAAESGKVNIVETDEKPPPTNNFRRRRRNSGPVITDDFNGLPVLHFGDSSYEKVLLGVADEDFEPATDENIYSNISCGTVTVNTTSNLADPQDDDKKDAVENVKGILKNKPIKPTPYHLGEDRFLNSNSDSDSGKWGVRLKPVQKTEPPYWKSTVTLHNTVFGQDEQPEFQKLLRNLRPTSGNKPDLVANQRNSENFSSVKFVTSADNRRPWSVADRVKLSEDGQWAENKVYSTKVNFGDGGTAVVENDQFEQKEWNKKENSAKVKLADSERILNKGLVVRIGRDDTSKHTVCSKTTSQDSSTTTTTKITIDLSPSPTNIKKSPVLSQTKRSHCFKSTSLVLDTIKNDCNKINIPQQLEALKKLYEDVQSDSDADKEVQVLMGKMNERDLENDKDDNTSEISGSWSKMRACRMLKTNITRDFPSARISAKVEKDDLKASAKHKFGIEDSLSKTYRIKTKDKYSPVATRKLKSATSDLSSPSLVGRSSKLDLRTDKYEYKTESKEFANVTDAKLHQKHSSNDIVLRQPKRSEMTYFGVRVSPQSVKKSQESVIHRETKLSEKPDLLQHMKTDSPKSRTRSPERTQPIYENVVRVGKEFDSNILEELTKAADQILLAVNGFTDDDSHENTFKEPLATITESKSWSQDKKSKTAKQSNVKTRLKHTSSTSSVESLTKGRKAQQIRPVPIRKKNVVNEPTVRATTKARRLQRASSREALLQSHGSSSEDLGANVEIPQRKPRQIRKTKQTQLTVSNGIEMNKKTTPPNPPRRRAKTDEKVEPVTEIRHKTAVSTIRSTADKSSRDRSRSRAEEAKKRVPPTTKKEPIKGTIYKSEPKKAASTREISNHRISTAYVPVCRARSRNVHTEQPDECPCLCS, from the exons ATGTTGCAGCTCTCGCTAAACCCACTGGATTTGACTTCGCAAAAATCTAAAGCAAACGTAGGAAGAAGTGTCGGTAGGCGGCCACCTTCACGACCGCGAGCCAGAGACGAGTCCTTAAATCTATACCGCGTATCCAGACTCTGCCATCAAATACACGAAGAAACGCTCAAGCAAAACGAACACCCGAACCTGACACGAACGAAAAGCACCAGCAGCGAAGACTTGCACTTGGAGGATAAATCGTCGAAAAGCATCGAAGATTTGGAGGACTTGGAGCAGTTGCAAAGCTGGCGGAGGACGTCCAAGTTACGACGCTCCCTCCAATACCCCAAAGAGAACAAACCGGCCCCCAAACCAGTCTATTTACCCGAAAACAGCGGAAGCGTCCGGAAAATACGCGAAGAACTGGAAAAAGGGCGAAGACTCAGCACGGCCTTACGAGGCAATAGCGTCGATCTTCAAGCCTTGGACCAGATCCTACAAACAATCTCCAGCTCAAGTTCGGACAAACCTGAGGATAGTCAAGACGAAGCCGAGACGAAGAAGCAAAAACGCAACTCTTTCGTCACCGTCGAAACGCTCCAAGAAGTGAGAGGACGTCTTCGACGAACGAGTTCGTCGACTGAAGACATCTACAAAACTAACAAAGACGAAGAGACTGATGACGGTATAGTTACTGAATGCAACGAAATGCCAGTTAGTGAAAAGTCAAGGGTTCGTTCATACGTCTACGGAATGGAAGCAACCAAGAAACCTATTTTGGGAACAGGTAGTTTGGAATCCCGAACGAAACTACTCAACGGAGGAACGAATCTTCGCAATGAAGACTGGTATAACCGGCGTAAATCGTACGGTTTCGAGCAAGTGCACAATCACAACGAAACTTCAAACCCCATCTCGCTTAAAAATCGAGGTCGGGTGGAATCGTCAACAGACAGTGGTATTTGCAGATCGTCCGAAATCGTGATCGTGCCAGCGACAAAATCAGAAGAAAAGTTTACTAGTGTTAAGCAAATCTCGTCCATTTTTGATAACAAAGATTTGAAATCTACCACCATAACTATACCCATAGTGTCCAAACCTAACTCAAACTTTGTCGATTTGAGTTGGGACGATGTGCCAGAGAAAGAGGTGAAACGGCACTCCATCGCTGTTGATGAACCGAAGTATGATAATAAGTTCAGGAGGGCGATTGATGATTCCAGTGCACAGAATCGAAAGTCGAAAAAAGTCGAGTTTTGTAAAACTGAAGTACACTTTGCGGCCGAGTCCGGGAAAGTTAATATAGTAGAAACTGATGAGAAACCACCACCtacaaataattttcgaaGAAGGAGACGGAATTCGGGGCCTGTGATTACCGACGATTTTAACG GCTTGCCAGTCTTGCATTTTGGGGACAGCTCGTACGAAAAAGTCTTGCTTGGAGTGGCTGACGAAGACTTTGAACCTGCAACCGACGAAAACATCTATTCGAACATCTCGTGCGGAACGGTCACAGTGAACACAACATCAAATTTGGCGGACCCGCAAGACGACGACAAAAAGGACGCTGTTGAAAACGTGAAGgggattttgaaaaacaagcCAATCAAACCGACTCCATACCACCTGGGGGAGGATCGTTTTTTGAACAGCAACTCCGACAGTGACAGTGGGAAGTGGGGGGTTCGGCTTAAACCGGTTCAAAAAACCGAACCGCCCTATTGGAAATCCACGGTTACGTTGCACAATACCGTTTTCGGACAGGATGAACAACCCGAATTCCAGAAGTTGTTAAGGAATTTGCGACCAACCAGCGGGAACAAGCCGGATCTGGTGGCCAATCAACGaaattcagaaaatttttCGAGTGTAAAGTTCGTCACGAGTGCTGATAATCGAAGACCATGGTCTGTTGCTGATAGAGTTAAATTAAGTGAGGACGGTCAATGGGCAGAAAATAAGGTTTATTCTACCAAGGTCAATTTTGGTGATGGGGGAACAGCCGTTGTGGAAAACGATCAGTTTGAGCAAAAAGAATGGAATAAGAAGGAGAACTCTGCGAAAG TGAAACTTGCAGACTCGGAGAGAATTTTAAACAAAGGACTTGTGGTAAGAATCGGACGAGACGACACATCTAAACACACAGTCTGTTCCAAAACAACATCTCAGGATTCAAGCACAACCACCACGACCAAAATCACTATAGACCTAAGCCCGTCCCCTactaacataaaaaaatcccCCGTACTTTCACAAACCAAACGATCTCACTGTTTCAAGTCTACCTCTTTAGTCCTAGacacgattaaaaacgactgcaataaaattaacattccTCAACAACTCGAAGCACTGAAGAAGCTCTACGAAGACGTACAAAGCGATAGTGACGCGGACAAGGAAGTGCAAGTTTTGATGGGAAAAATGAACGAACGGGATCTCGAAAACGACAAAGACGATAACACGAGCGAAATCTCCGGAAGTTGGAGTAAAATGAGGGCTTGCAGAATGCTAAAGACAAACATAACTCGGGATTTTCCAAGTGCTAGAATAAGTGCAAAAGTAGAAAAAG ACGATTTAAAAGCAAGTGCCAAACACAAATTTGGAATCGAGGATAGTTTGTCGAAAACTTACCGAATCAAAACGAAAGACAAATATTCGCCAGTTGCAACTCGCAAATTGAAGAGTGCAACAAGTGATTTATCGAGTCCTTCGCTAGTCGGTCGCAGCTCAAAATTAGACCTACGCACGGACAAATACGAATATAAAACAGAAAGTAAAGAATTCGCAAACGTTACAGATGCTAAACTTCACCAGAAACACTCTTCTAACGACATAGTTCTAAGACAACCCAAACGTTCCGAAATGACTTATTTCGGAGTCAGGGTTTCGCCACAATCAGTGAAAAAAAGCCAAGAATCTGTGATACATAGGGAAACAAAACTGTCTGAAAAACCTGATCTCTTACAACACATGAAAACAGATAGTCCTAAAAGTAGAACTAGATCACCCGAACGCACGCAACCAATTTACGAAAATGTTGTCCGTGTTGGTAAAGAGTTTGATAGTAACATACTCGAAGAACTAACAAAAGCAgctgatcaaattctattggcTGTGAACGGGTTCACTGATGACGATTCACACGAAAACACCTTCAAGGAGCCTTTGGCCACAATAACTGAGAGCAAGTCCTGGAGCCAAGACAAGAAAAGTAAAACAGCGAAACAATCAAACGTGAAAACGAGGCTAAAACACACATCGTCCACTTCTTCGGTTGAAAGTTTGACAAAAGGACGTAAAGCGCAACAAATACGACCTGTTCCAATTAGGAAGAAAAATGTGGTTAATGAACCCACAGTCAGAGCAACAACTAAAGCTCGACGGTTACAAAGGGCCAGTAGTAGGGAAGCTTTACTGCAGTCTCATGGTAGTTCATCGGAGGATTTGGGCGCTAATGTCGAAATCCCGCAACGCAAACCGAGGCAAATTCGAAAGACGAAGCAAACACAACTGACTGTTAGCAACGGGAttgaaatgaataaaaaaacaacaccgCCGAATCCACCCAGGCGTAGAGCGAAAACAGATGAGAA GGTGGAACCAGTGACTGAAATTCGGCACAAAACGGCTGTGTCTACCATTAGAAGTACTGCAGACAAGTCTAGTCGTGACAGAAGCCGAAGCAGAGCTgaagaagcaaaaaaaagaGTACCACCCACAACAAAAAAGGAACCTATCAAAG GAACTATTTATAAAAGTGAACCGAAGAAGGCGGCTTCAACCCGTGAGATCTCTAACCACCGAATTTCAACAGCGTATGTACCTGTTTGTAGAGCTAGAAGTCGAAATGTACACACTGAACAACCTGACGAGTGTCCATGTTTATGTTCTTGA
- the LOC656219 gene encoding uncharacterized protein LOC656219 isoform X2, which translates to MEVVAATPGTGGVPPFHDHDVREWSRLDSLTGVLERARLETDHWTANTNNSCHKYGKVVDSRARTNADGALQQQARRQLEVFQSHIPGGHLQVIKTQSVSSSRWSNKSTDLHLPIKDFENLQLSLNPLDLTSQKSKANVGRSVGRRPPSRPRARDESLNLYRVSRLCHQIHEETLKQNEHPNLTRTKSTSSEDLHLEDKSSKSIEDLEDLEQLQSWRRTSKLRRSLQYPKENKPAPKPVYLPENSGSVRKIREELEKGRRLSTALRGNSVDLQALDQILQTISSSSSDKPEDSQDEAETKKQKRNSFVTVETLQEVRGRLRRTSSSTEDIYKTNKDEETDDGIVTECNEMPVSEKSRVRSYVYGMEATKKPILGTGSLESRTKLLNGGTNLRNEDWYNRRKSYGFEQVHNHNETSNPISLKNRGRVESSTDSGICRSSEIVIVPATKSEEKFTSVKQISSIFDNKDLKSTTITIPIVSKPNSNFVDLSWDDVPEKEVKRHSIAVDEPKYDNKFRRAIDDSSAQNRKSKKVEFCKTEVHFAAESGKVNIVETDEKPPPTNNFRRRRRNSGPVITDDFNGLPVLHFGDSSYEKVLLGVADEDFEPATDENIYSNISCGTVTVNTTSNLADPQDDDKKDAVENVKGILKNKPIKPTPYHLGEDRFLNSNSDSDSGKWGVRLKPVQKTEPPYWKSTVTLHNTVFGQDEQPEFQKLLRNLRPTSGNKPDLVANQRNSENFSSVKFVTSADNRRPWSVADRVKLSEDGQWAENKVYSTKVNFGDGGTAVVENDQFEQKEWNKKENSAKDSERILNKGLVVRIGRDDTSKHTVCSKTTSQDSSTTTTTKITIDLSPSPTNIKKSPVLSQTKRSHCFKSTSLVLDTIKNDCNKINIPQQLEALKKLYEDVQSDSDADKEVQVLMGKMNERDLENDKDDNTSEISGSWSKMRACRMLKTNITRDFPSARISAKVEKDDLKASAKHKFGIEDSLSKTYRIKTKDKYSPVATRKLKSATSDLSSPSLVGRSSKLDLRTDKYEYKTESKEFANVTDAKLHQKHSSNDIVLRQPKRSEMTYFGVRVSPQSVKKSQESVIHRETKLSEKPDLLQHMKTDSPKSRTRSPERTQPIYENVVRVGKEFDSNILEELTKAADQILLAVNGFTDDDSHENTFKEPLATITESKSWSQDKKSKTAKQSNVKTRLKHTSSTSSVESLTKGRKAQQIRPVPIRKKNVVNEPTVRATTKARRLQRASSREALLQSHGSSSEDLGANVEIPQRKPRQIRKTKQTQLTVSNGIEMNKKTTPPNPPRRRAKTDEKVEPVTEIRHKTAVSTIRSTADKSSRDRSRSRAEEAKKRVPPTTKKEPIKGTIYKSEPKKAASTREISNHRISTAYVPVCRARSRNVHTEQPDECPCLCS; encoded by the exons GTAGTGGACTCGCGAGCGCGAACCAACGCGGACGGTGCATTGCAACAACAGGCGAGAAGGCAACTGGAAGTGTTCCAAAGCCACATCCCTGGGGGTCATCTACAAGTCATCAAAACGCAGTCGGTCTCAAGTAGTCGCTGGAGCAACAAATCGACCGACCTGCACCTCCCGATCAAAGACTTTGAGAACCTCCAG CTCTCGCTAAACCCACTGGATTTGACTTCGCAAAAATCTAAAGCAAACGTAGGAAGAAGTGTCGGTAGGCGGCCACCTTCACGACCGCGAGCCAGAGACGAGTCCTTAAATCTATACCGCGTATCCAGACTCTGCCATCAAATACACGAAGAAACGCTCAAGCAAAACGAACACCCGAACCTGACACGAACGAAAAGCACCAGCAGCGAAGACTTGCACTTGGAGGATAAATCGTCGAAAAGCATCGAAGATTTGGAGGACTTGGAGCAGTTGCAAAGCTGGCGGAGGACGTCCAAGTTACGACGCTCCCTCCAATACCCCAAAGAGAACAAACCGGCCCCCAAACCAGTCTATTTACCCGAAAACAGCGGAAGCGTCCGGAAAATACGCGAAGAACTGGAAAAAGGGCGAAGACTCAGCACGGCCTTACGAGGCAATAGCGTCGATCTTCAAGCCTTGGACCAGATCCTACAAACAATCTCCAGCTCAAGTTCGGACAAACCTGAGGATAGTCAAGACGAAGCCGAGACGAAGAAGCAAAAACGCAACTCTTTCGTCACCGTCGAAACGCTCCAAGAAGTGAGAGGACGTCTTCGACGAACGAGTTCGTCGACTGAAGACATCTACAAAACTAACAAAGACGAAGAGACTGATGACGGTATAGTTACTGAATGCAACGAAATGCCAGTTAGTGAAAAGTCAAGGGTTCGTTCATACGTCTACGGAATGGAAGCAACCAAGAAACCTATTTTGGGAACAGGTAGTTTGGAATCCCGAACGAAACTACTCAACGGAGGAACGAATCTTCGCAATGAAGACTGGTATAACCGGCGTAAATCGTACGGTTTCGAGCAAGTGCACAATCACAACGAAACTTCAAACCCCATCTCGCTTAAAAATCGAGGTCGGGTGGAATCGTCAACAGACAGTGGTATTTGCAGATCGTCCGAAATCGTGATCGTGCCAGCGACAAAATCAGAAGAAAAGTTTACTAGTGTTAAGCAAATCTCGTCCATTTTTGATAACAAAGATTTGAAATCTACCACCATAACTATACCCATAGTGTCCAAACCTAACTCAAACTTTGTCGATTTGAGTTGGGACGATGTGCCAGAGAAAGAGGTGAAACGGCACTCCATCGCTGTTGATGAACCGAAGTATGATAATAAGTTCAGGAGGGCGATTGATGATTCCAGTGCACAGAATCGAAAGTCGAAAAAAGTCGAGTTTTGTAAAACTGAAGTACACTTTGCGGCCGAGTCCGGGAAAGTTAATATAGTAGAAACTGATGAGAAACCACCACCtacaaataattttcgaaGAAGGAGACGGAATTCGGGGCCTGTGATTACCGACGATTTTAACG GCTTGCCAGTCTTGCATTTTGGGGACAGCTCGTACGAAAAAGTCTTGCTTGGAGTGGCTGACGAAGACTTTGAACCTGCAACCGACGAAAACATCTATTCGAACATCTCGTGCGGAACGGTCACAGTGAACACAACATCAAATTTGGCGGACCCGCAAGACGACGACAAAAAGGACGCTGTTGAAAACGTGAAGgggattttgaaaaacaagcCAATCAAACCGACTCCATACCACCTGGGGGAGGATCGTTTTTTGAACAGCAACTCCGACAGTGACAGTGGGAAGTGGGGGGTTCGGCTTAAACCGGTTCAAAAAACCGAACCGCCCTATTGGAAATCCACGGTTACGTTGCACAATACCGTTTTCGGACAGGATGAACAACCCGAATTCCAGAAGTTGTTAAGGAATTTGCGACCAACCAGCGGGAACAAGCCGGATCTGGTGGCCAATCAACGaaattcagaaaatttttCGAGTGTAAAGTTCGTCACGAGTGCTGATAATCGAAGACCATGGTCTGTTGCTGATAGAGTTAAATTAAGTGAGGACGGTCAATGGGCAGAAAATAAGGTTTATTCTACCAAGGTCAATTTTGGTGATGGGGGAACAGCCGTTGTGGAAAACGATCAGTTTGAGCAAAAAGAATGGAATAAGAAGGAGAACTCTGCGAAAG ACTCGGAGAGAATTTTAAACAAAGGACTTGTGGTAAGAATCGGACGAGACGACACATCTAAACACACAGTCTGTTCCAAAACAACATCTCAGGATTCAAGCACAACCACCACGACCAAAATCACTATAGACCTAAGCCCGTCCCCTactaacataaaaaaatcccCCGTACTTTCACAAACCAAACGATCTCACTGTTTCAAGTCTACCTCTTTAGTCCTAGacacgattaaaaacgactgcaataaaattaacattccTCAACAACTCGAAGCACTGAAGAAGCTCTACGAAGACGTACAAAGCGATAGTGACGCGGACAAGGAAGTGCAAGTTTTGATGGGAAAAATGAACGAACGGGATCTCGAAAACGACAAAGACGATAACACGAGCGAAATCTCCGGAAGTTGGAGTAAAATGAGGGCTTGCAGAATGCTAAAGACAAACATAACTCGGGATTTTCCAAGTGCTAGAATAAGTGCAAAAGTAGAAAAAG ACGATTTAAAAGCAAGTGCCAAACACAAATTTGGAATCGAGGATAGTTTGTCGAAAACTTACCGAATCAAAACGAAAGACAAATATTCGCCAGTTGCAACTCGCAAATTGAAGAGTGCAACAAGTGATTTATCGAGTCCTTCGCTAGTCGGTCGCAGCTCAAAATTAGACCTACGCACGGACAAATACGAATATAAAACAGAAAGTAAAGAATTCGCAAACGTTACAGATGCTAAACTTCACCAGAAACACTCTTCTAACGACATAGTTCTAAGACAACCCAAACGTTCCGAAATGACTTATTTCGGAGTCAGGGTTTCGCCACAATCAGTGAAAAAAAGCCAAGAATCTGTGATACATAGGGAAACAAAACTGTCTGAAAAACCTGATCTCTTACAACACATGAAAACAGATAGTCCTAAAAGTAGAACTAGATCACCCGAACGCACGCAACCAATTTACGAAAATGTTGTCCGTGTTGGTAAAGAGTTTGATAGTAACATACTCGAAGAACTAACAAAAGCAgctgatcaaattctattggcTGTGAACGGGTTCACTGATGACGATTCACACGAAAACACCTTCAAGGAGCCTTTGGCCACAATAACTGAGAGCAAGTCCTGGAGCCAAGACAAGAAAAGTAAAACAGCGAAACAATCAAACGTGAAAACGAGGCTAAAACACACATCGTCCACTTCTTCGGTTGAAAGTTTGACAAAAGGACGTAAAGCGCAACAAATACGACCTGTTCCAATTAGGAAGAAAAATGTGGTTAATGAACCCACAGTCAGAGCAACAACTAAAGCTCGACGGTTACAAAGGGCCAGTAGTAGGGAAGCTTTACTGCAGTCTCATGGTAGTTCATCGGAGGATTTGGGCGCTAATGTCGAAATCCCGCAACGCAAACCGAGGCAAATTCGAAAGACGAAGCAAACACAACTGACTGTTAGCAACGGGAttgaaatgaataaaaaaacaacaccgCCGAATCCACCCAGGCGTAGAGCGAAAACAGATGAGAA GGTGGAACCAGTGACTGAAATTCGGCACAAAACGGCTGTGTCTACCATTAGAAGTACTGCAGACAAGTCTAGTCGTGACAGAAGCCGAAGCAGAGCTgaagaagcaaaaaaaagaGTACCACCCACAACAAAAAAGGAACCTATCAAAG GAACTATTTATAAAAGTGAACCGAAGAAGGCGGCTTCAACCCGTGAGATCTCTAACCACCGAATTTCAACAGCGTATGTACCTGTTTGTAGAGCTAGAAGTCGAAATGTACACACTGAACAACCTGACGAGTGTCCATGTTTATGTTCTTGA